Proteins encoded by one window of Cannabis sativa cultivar Pink pepper isolate KNU-18-1 chromosome 4, ASM2916894v1, whole genome shotgun sequence:
- the LOC133036954 gene encoding uncharacterized protein LOC133036954, translating into MTIDKSWTTLRNRRCPQYWDGLNAFLEMASKCKDCDGRIRCPCVRCVNNRLQTLPVVKAHIFDWGFFTGYEMWTYHGEAESSATNAMNDNDAADDDSKIDEMIPIVDDFLQPSFKIDDNPDANQWRDELFEEIEAELYPGCDWISSLNVLAKLLHLKVRGKISNNIFDDLLKLLKLAFPKENKIPSNYYDAKKRLKKLGLGYESIHVCKHNCCLFYNEHANKDSCPVCGTSRWITSEYSGAKKVPHKVMCYFPLIPRLKRLYTSRHTAKYMVWHHNGKSKDEGVMRHPVDGAAWKDFDAKHPDFASEP; encoded by the coding sequence atgacAATCGACAAGTCTTGGACCACTTTGCGAAATCGTAGATGTCCACAATATTGGGATGGTCTAAATGCATTTTTAGAGATGGCCTCGAAATGTAAAGATTGTGATGGTAGAATTAGGTGCCCTTGTGTAAGATGTGTGAACAATAGGCTTCAAACTTTACCTGTTGTGAAAGCACACATATTCGATTGGGGTTTTTTTACTGGTTACGAGATGTGGACTTACCACGGTGAAGCAGAATCTAGTGCCACTAATGCAATGAATGACAATGATGCCGCTGATGATGATTCTAAAATTGACGAGATGATTCCGATAGTGGATGACTTCCTTCAGCCGTCATTCAAAATTGATGATAATCCAGATGCAAATCAATGGCGCGACGAATTATTTGAAGAGATTGAGGCTGAGTTGTATCCTGGTTGTGATTGGATATCTTCTCTTAACGTTTTGGCAAAGTTATTGCATTTGAAAGTTAGGGGAAAGATTTCTAACAACATATTTGATGATTTACTGAAGTTATTAAAATTAGCTTTTccaaaggaaaataaaattccatcAAACTATTATGATGCCAAGAAAAGattgaaaaaattagggttgGGGTATGAGTCAATTCATGTGTGCAAGCACAATTGCTGTTTATTTTACAATGAACATGCAAATAAAGATTCATGTCCAGTTTGTGGCACTAGTAGATGGATAACTTCAGAATATTCAGGAGCAAAAAAGGTGCCTCATAAGGTGATGTGTTACTTTCCGTTAATTCCGCGACTGAAGAGACTGTATACTTCAAGGCATACAGCAAAATACATGGTATGGCACCACAATGGTAAATCGAAAGATGAAGGTGTGATGCGACACCCTGTGGATGGAGCAGCGTGGAAGGACTTTGATGCCAAACATCCTGATTTTGCTAGTGAACCTTGA